In Elusimicrobiota bacterium, a genomic segment contains:
- a CDS encoding peptide chain release factor-like protein: protein MTDPPLREAELREAFLRASGPGGQNVNKVETGVLLTHIPTGISVRVTDERSQAQNRALARSRLARKLAQREEAARARRIHEAELQRRRNRKRSRASKERMLEAKHRRARLKGGRRVGWED from the coding sequence ATGACCGACCCGCCCCTGCGCGAAGCCGAACTGCGCGAGGCCTTCCTGCGCGCCTCGGGCCCGGGCGGGCAGAACGTCAACAAGGTGGAGACCGGGGTCCTGCTGACCCACATCCCCACCGGGATATCGGTGCGGGTGACGGACGAGCGCTCCCAGGCCCAGAACCGAGCGCTCGCGCGCTCGCGCCTGGCCCGCAAGCTCGCGCAGCGCGAAGAGGCGGCGCGCGCGCGGCGCATCCACGAAGCCGAGCTCCAGCGCCGCAGGAACCGCAAGCGCAGCCGCGCCTCCAAGGAGCGCATGCTGGAAGCCAAGCACCGCCGCGCCCGGCTCAAGGGCGGACGCCGCGTCGGCTGGGAAGATTGA